A stretch of Chloracidobacterium sp. DNA encodes these proteins:
- the csm6 gene encoding CRISPR-associated ring nuclease Csm6, with amino-acid sequence MSAPSKPTDYKRRILLVATGLTPQVVTETVYALIRQQPAFIPTEIHLVTTKEGAERARLSLLSADPGWFHRLRQDYQLPPIAFDSERIHVLQDAQGNPLDDIRSPQDNEAAADALTTLVRDLTADDQSALHVSLAGGRKTMGYYLGYALSLFGRSQDRLSHVLVSAPFESSWSFFYPTPYERIIETSDKKLVDCRDAEVTLAEIPFVRLRNGLPPRFLKGQARMSDVVAAANRMLQPPQLVLDVAQKRVWADDIEITLTPTEFALLLWLAERVKAGKPEVDRSAPEACDEFLEQAGRVMNKMSGDYERLEKSLLGDKEEKKSARKGDRVLTAKYFEPHKSRINKAFEESLGEQAAQRYAIENVGKRSDPHRSRYRLTLKDEQIIIRE; translated from the coding sequence ATGTCCGCTCCGTCAAAACCAACCGACTACAAACGCCGCATCCTACTTGTCGCTACAGGTCTGACGCCGCAGGTCGTGACGGAAACCGTGTACGCCCTGATTCGGCAGCAACCAGCTTTTATCCCAACGGAAATCCACCTCGTGACAACCAAAGAAGGGGCGGAACGCGCCCGACTATCGCTGCTGTCGGCCGACCCCGGCTGGTTTCACCGGCTGCGCCAGGATTATCAGCTGCCGCCTATCGCGTTTGACAGCGAGCGCATCCACGTTCTCCAGGACGCGCAAGGCAACCCGCTCGACGACATCCGCTCGCCGCAAGACAATGAAGCCGCAGCGGACGCGCTGACGACGCTGGTACGCGATTTGACGGCCGATGACCAGTCGGCGCTGCACGTTTCGCTGGCCGGCGGACGGAAGACCATGGGTTACTACCTCGGCTATGCGCTGTCGCTGTTCGGACGGTCGCAGGATCGGCTGTCGCACGTGCTGGTGAGCGCCCCGTTTGAGTCGAGTTGGTCATTTTTCTATCCAACACCCTACGAGCGCATCATTGAAACGAGCGACAAAAAACTGGTCGACTGTCGAGACGCCGAAGTCACGCTCGCTGAAATTCCCTTCGTCCGTTTGAGGAACGGCTTGCCGCCGCGTTTCTTGAAAGGTCAAGCGCGCATGAGCGACGTGGTGGCCGCCGCCAACCGCATGCTGCAACCGCCGCAGCTTGTGCTGGATGTGGCGCAGAAGCGCGTGTGGGCCGACGACATCGAGATTACTTTGACGCCGACCGAATTTGCGCTGCTGCTCTGGCTGGCCGAGCGCGTCAAAGCCGGCAAGCCGGAAGTGGATCGGAGCGCGCCGGAAGCCTGCGACGAGTTTCTGGAACAGGCAGGGCGCGTCATGAACAAGATGAGCGGCGATTATGAGCGGCTTGAAAAAAGCCTGCTTGGAGACAAAGAGGAAAAGAAGTCTGCGCGCAAAGGCGATCGCGTCTTGACGGCGAAATACTTCGAGCCGCATAAGTCGCGGATCAACAAGGCCTTTGAAGAGTCGCTCGGCGAACAGGCCGCCCAACGGTACGCCATCGAAAACGTCGGCAAGCGAAGCGATCCCCACCGGTCACGCTACCGCCTGACGCTCAAAGACGAGCAAATCATCATCCGCGAGTGA
- a CDS encoding serine/threonine protein kinase, with the protein MKLCPVCHACYEDAARFCVQDGARLVIGPPGPTQLPGGRFRVVRLLVAGRMGDAYLALDAVAGQQVLVKVFPLHLSTSPESQQWLGVCLDRLTGLQEPNLVAYYAVVEIAQGYVALVTEYVAGHDLRQELRPRRPLSPRRAAAIAGETAKGLAAAHAAGVLHLDLKPENIFLFADAETQVLRVKVADVGLACLKEGLAGSVTDDTGSEIARLPYYTSPEACLGEALDARTDIYGLGVILYEMLAGAPPFQAKSPGVVLQMQTNTPPRPLNFVNPALPEALVALTMRMLAKRPDERPQTMREVYEVCQDWLQRQGGLEYFAPSGTVPASPAAAASPPEVAPVELPAASLDLPLRLTIIDADDEGNRSRTILGRVQEASPQGLRILTGTIETEQLNIIRDHTVAFKNRLAIEVDLPDGTVHMSGFAVRYNRAPDGRNWVVYIYIKEMPRDDRRRYEAFLRERAV; encoded by the coding sequence ATGAAGCTGTGTCCAGTATGTCACGCTTGCTACGAGGATGCCGCGCGCTTCTGTGTCCAAGACGGGGCGCGATTGGTGATAGGTCCGCCGGGGCCAACACAGTTGCCGGGCGGCCGCTTTCGTGTCGTCCGTTTGTTGGTCGCCGGGCGCATGGGTGACGCTTACCTTGCGCTGGACGCCGTCGCTGGGCAGCAGGTCTTGGTCAAGGTTTTCCCGTTGCATTTGTCTACCAGCCCGGAAAGTCAGCAGTGGTTGGGCGTCTGCCTGGACCGCCTGACTGGCCTTCAAGAGCCAAATCTCGTAGCCTACTACGCCGTTGTGGAGATCGCGCAGGGGTATGTCGCGCTTGTGACCGAATATGTGGCTGGGCATGACCTGCGCCAAGAGCTTCGGCCGCGGCGGCCGCTGTCACCGCGCCGTGCGGCTGCAATTGCTGGTGAAACGGCGAAAGGATTGGCGGCGGCGCATGCCGCCGGTGTGCTGCATCTTGATCTCAAGCCGGAAAACATTTTTCTCTTTGCCGACGCCGAAACCCAAGTTCTACGGGTCAAGGTCGCCGACGTTGGGCTGGCTTGCCTCAAGGAGGGGTTGGCTGGCTCGGTGACAGACGACACCGGATCGGAAATCGCCCGCCTCCCCTACTACACCTCGCCGGAAGCCTGTCTAGGTGAGGCCCTTGACGCGCGGACAGATATCTATGGTTTGGGTGTGATCCTGTACGAAATGCTGGCCGGTGCGCCGCCGTTCCAGGCCAAGTCACCTGGCGTGGTGCTTCAGATGCAAACAAACACGCCGCCGCGTCCGCTCAATTTCGTCAATCCGGCGCTCCCGGAGGCGTTAGTGGCGCTGACTATGCGCATGCTGGCCAAACGGCCCGATGAACGTCCGCAGACGATGCGCGAAGTGTATGAGGTTTGTCAGGATTGGCTGCAACGTCAGGGTGGCTTGGAATACTTCGCACCGTCCGGGACAGTACCGGCGTCACCCGCTGCTGCAGCATCGCCGCCCGAAGTTGCGCCAGTGGAACTGCCGGCGGCCTCCCTCGACTTACCTCTGCGCTTGACGATTATTGACGCGGACGACGAGGGCAACCGCTCACGGACGATTCTGGGGCGCGTTCAGGAGGCTTCGCCGCAGGGCCTGCGCATTTTGACCGGCACGATTGAAACAGAACAGCTCAACATCATTCGCGATCACACGGTAGCCTTCAAAAACCGACTTGCCATTGAGGTTGACCTCCCTGACGGAACGGTCCACATGAGTGGTTTTGCCGTACGCTACAACCGCGCCCCGGATGGACGGAACTGGGTAGTGTACATTTACATCAAGGAAATGCCTCGCGATGACCGCCGTCGCTATGAGGCTTTCTTGCGCGAGCGAGCGGTGTAA
- a CDS encoding histone, with the protein MPTKRKAEAGDAEPKASAKKAAAKQEATVEATVTTTAKKATAKKAAPPKEAAESVAPPPAEAETKKAKKSAASKAEAEASPAKATKATGKAKQAVAETPATDTPATKTASAKKTAKKTTAKAEDASDTPAAEKKKKTAKSAETPPPAKKEPKAETADAPAKKSTKKAK; encoded by the coding sequence ATGCCGACGAAACGCAAAGCTGAAGCCGGCGACGCTGAGCCAAAAGCGTCCGCCAAGAAAGCCGCTGCGAAGCAGGAAGCCACAGTCGAGGCAACCGTAACGACCACCGCCAAGAAAGCTACCGCTAAGAAAGCCGCCCCACCCAAGGAAGCTGCCGAGTCGGTTGCGCCGCCCCCGGCCGAAGCGGAAACCAAGAAAGCCAAAAAGTCAGCCGCCTCGAAAGCCGAGGCTGAAGCGTCGCCAGCTAAGGCGACTAAAGCGACTGGGAAGGCGAAACAAGCTGTAGCGGAAACGCCGGCGACGGATACCCCGGCGACAAAAACGGCGTCCGCCAAGAAAACCGCCAAGAAAACAACGGCGAAAGCGGAGGACGCCTCAGACACTCCAGCCGCTGAAAAGAAGAAGAAGACGGCGAAATCAGCGGAAACGCCTCCACCAGCCAAGAAGGAACCCAAGGCGGAGACGGCGGACGCGCCAGCGAAGAAGTCAACAAAGAAGGCGAAGTAA
- a CDS encoding VWA domain-containing protein, with translation MGHRLFRPMFCPARRHWLRAWLSVCGGLALTRALSAQRPAPADDDTLRLTTELVLVNVTVMDEQGGYVRGLRPEDFIVFQDGAAQQIEHFSTGDAPFCAAVMIDASDSMRVKLRNAQAAAAHFQSLIRANDAVAVYAFSSAVEQIQDFSSSRTVVPRLWALRARGKTRLYDGLRVVIEALDARPEQRRAIVLISDGVDTASDAQPHAIARQAAQADVIVYAIDLHDARFPTRHPAEARHAAWLSDLATTTGGRYIKSPGGAHLAARFAEVIEELRAQYTIGFYPPNGYDGRTHTIRVVVRRPNVTWRARKNCA, from the coding sequence ATGGGTCATCGCCTGTTTCGTCCGATGTTTTGTCCGGCGCGTCGTCACTGGTTGCGCGCCTGGCTCAGCGTCTGCGGCGGCCTTGCGCTGACGCGCGCGCTTTCCGCCCAGCGCCCTGCGCCGGCGGACGACGACACGTTGCGGCTAACGACCGAGTTAGTGTTGGTGAATGTTACCGTCATGGACGAGCAGGGCGGTTACGTGCGCGGGCTGCGGCCGGAAGACTTTATTGTTTTTCAGGACGGCGCGGCACAGCAGATTGAGCACTTCAGTACAGGAGACGCCCCATTTTGCGCGGCCGTGATGATTGACGCCAGCGACAGCATGCGCGTCAAACTGCGCAATGCGCAGGCTGCAGCGGCGCATTTTCAATCTTTGATTCGCGCTAACGACGCCGTGGCGGTGTACGCTTTCAGCAGCGCCGTCGAGCAGATTCAGGACTTTTCTTCTTCTCGCACTGTTGTCCCGCGCCTGTGGGCCTTGCGGGCGCGCGGAAAGACTCGGCTTTACGACGGACTGCGGGTTGTCATTGAAGCGCTTGACGCTCGTCCCGAACAGCGGCGAGCCATTGTTCTGATTTCCGACGGCGTTGACACAGCCAGCGACGCCCAGCCGCACGCAATTGCGCGCCAAGCCGCCCAAGCGGATGTGATCGTGTACGCCATAGACCTGCATGACGCGCGATTCCCAACGCGCCATCCGGCGGAAGCGCGTCATGCGGCTTGGTTGTCCGATCTGGCGACGACAACCGGCGGACGCTACATCAAATCACCCGGCGGCGCGCATCTGGCGGCCCGTTTTGCGGAAGTCATCGAGGAACTCCGCGCGCAGTACACGATTGGGTTTTACCCACCGAATGGTTACGACGGTCGGACGCACACCATTCGTGTTGTGGTGCGGCGGCCGAATGTGACCTGGCGGGCGCGGAAAAACTGTGCTTGA